In one window of Microbacterium profundi DNA:
- a CDS encoding IS30 family transposase, whose amino-acid sequence MTAHYRHLTLEDRIEIERLLEKGTSLAEIARQIGVHRSTISRERRRGSWQPEHDHANLRPYLRNRLDTRGPHERLYLGGQAQLHADTRTARSHQPYRMLHDQLVDWVISALRRGWTPAEISGRLPLEFPDDARMRVGVETLYAWIYAPEQKHRQLWQYLPRGQRKRRRRQGRRVHSERIKWRTSIHERPALVEDRIEFGHWESDSVLGLRGTGGLHTTVERRARYLQAVKIPAIAAAPTIDAQLSVYSPLPAHAVRSVTADNGSEFAFHYQLPDALAIPTYFADPYSAWQRGTNEHFNGRIRKYLPKGTSFEDLTQTDLDEIVTEINNRPRRVLGWATPAEIFNELCSSQATPRCTSN is encoded by the coding sequence TTGACCGCACATTACCGTCATCTGACTCTTGAAGACCGGATCGAGATCGAGCGGCTGCTCGAGAAGGGCACCAGCCTGGCGGAGATCGCCCGCCAGATCGGCGTGCACCGCTCCACCATCAGCCGGGAACGCCGCCGCGGATCGTGGCAGCCCGAACATGATCACGCGAACCTGCGCCCGTACCTGCGCAACCGACTCGATACCCGCGGCCCGCACGAGCGGCTATATCTGGGCGGGCAGGCGCAGCTGCACGCCGATACCCGCACGGCGCGTTCGCACCAGCCGTACCGGATGCTCCACGACCAGCTCGTGGATTGGGTGATCTCCGCACTTCGGCGCGGGTGGACCCCGGCGGAGATCTCCGGGCGGCTGCCGCTCGAGTTCCCCGACGATGCACGGATGCGCGTCGGAGTCGAGACGCTCTACGCATGGATCTACGCCCCCGAGCAGAAGCACCGACAGCTCTGGCAGTACCTGCCTCGCGGGCAGCGCAAGCGCCGCCGCCGACAGGGCCGGCGGGTGCATTCCGAGCGGATCAAGTGGCGCACCTCGATCCACGAGCGCCCCGCCCTGGTCGAGGACCGTATCGAGTTCGGGCACTGGGAATCCGACAGCGTCCTCGGTCTGCGCGGCACCGGTGGGCTGCACACCACCGTGGAACGCCGCGCCCGGTACCTGCAGGCCGTGAAGATCCCCGCCATCGCCGCCGCGCCCACCATCGACGCGCAGCTGAGCGTGTACTCGCCGCTACCCGCCCACGCCGTCCGCTCCGTGACGGCGGACAATGGGTCCGAGTTCGCGTTCCACTACCAACTCCCCGACGCCCTCGCCATCCCGACCTACTTCGCCGACCCGTACTCGGCATGGCAGCGGGGCACGAACGAGCACTTCAACGGCCGCATCCGCAAATACCTCCCGAAAGGCACCAGCTTCGAAGACCTCACCCAAACAGACCTCGACGAGATCGTCACCGAGATCAACAACCGACCCCGCCGAGTCCTCGGCTGGGCAACCCCCGCCGAGATCTTCAACGAACTATGCTCAAGCCAAGCCACACCACGTTGCACCTCGAACTAG